Proteins encoded by one window of Anguilla rostrata isolate EN2019 chromosome 9, ASM1855537v3, whole genome shotgun sequence:
- the srsf1b gene encoding serine/arginine-rich splicing factor 1B, whose product MSGGGVIRGPAGNNDCRIYVGNLPPDIRTKDVEDVFYKYGAIRDIDLKTRRGGPPFAFVEFEDPRDAEDAVYGRDGYDYDGYRLRVEFPRSGRGGGRGGGGVGAPRGRYGPPSRRSEYRVIVSGLPPSGSWQDLKDHMREAGDVCYADVFRDGTGVVEFVRKEDMTYAHRKLDNTKFRSHEGETAYIRVKVDGPRSPSYGRSRSRSRSRSRSRSNSRSRSYSPRRSRGSPRYSPRHSRSRSRT is encoded by the exons atgTCTGGTGGCGGCGTGATCCGAGGCCCGGCTGGAAATAACGATTGCCGAATTTATGTGGGGAATCTTCCTCCGGATATTCGTACTAAGGACGTTGAGGACGTTTTCTACAAGTATGGGGCGATTCGAGACATCGACTTGAAAACTCGTAGGGGAGGACCACCGTTTGCCTTTGTGGAATTTGAGGATCCAAG AGATGCAGAGGATGCAGTGTATGGACGGGATGGCTATGACTATGATGGATACCGCCTGCGAGTCGAGTTTCCCAGAAGCGGTAGGGGTGGcgggagaggtgggggaggtgtTGGTGCCCCTAGGGGCAGATACGGACCCCCATCCAGACGCTCTGAATACAGAGTGATCGTTTCAG GGCTTCCTCCAAGCGGTAGCTGGCAGGATTTAAAGgatcacatgcgtgaagcaggTGATGTATGTTACGCTGACGTTTTCCGAGATGGAACTGGTGTTGTGGAGTTTGTGCGCAAAGAAGACATGACCTACGCACATCGAAAGCTGGATAACACTAAATTCCGATCACACGAG GGAGAGACTGCGTACATCCGGGTGAAAGTGGATGGCCCCAGGAGCCCGAGCTACGGACGGTCCCGATCTCGCAGCCGCAGCAGGAGCCGAAGCCGGAGCAACAGCCGCAGCCGCAGCTACTCCCCGCGCCGCAGCCGAGGATCTCCCCGCTACTCGCCACGCCACAGCCGTTCCCGCTCTCGTACCTAA